One window from the genome of Thermostichus vulcanus str. 'Rupite' encodes:
- the cobJ gene encoding precorrin-3B C(17)-methyltransferase — protein sequence MKLALFAPTSQGRQIATQLGSLLTGQPVPIADRQFDSSLPASILYWSKANPNGDPLPQPWQAYADPTHPSGPGSLSEAVARTWPQVQGCLFILATGSVVRLIAPLLQNKHTDPAVVVVDEAGRWVISLCGGHVGGADALARRVAVALGVEPVLTSGSEGLGIPPLDLLGDPYGWRRGSGNWTEVAAALNRGEPVQVQQTCGTELWRRAWAEHQRLFTPAAEAVAQIHIGERTLPPLGIPSVSWHPRVLWVGIGCERGTTRAWLEGSLRQLLQEQGLAWEAIAGLATLTLKQDEAGLLELAQAYDWPLRFFSAEELAGIPVPHPSETVRQAVGTPSVAEAAALRVAESQSKLRQQSVYDTANPAATLICPKRVYTSPTEGACTLAIAQASREYSPRSGHLWLIGTGPGDLAQLTLAARMALTQADAVIGYQLYLDLIEPLLHPGQIRDPSPITREIQRAERAIAWAEQGLKVAVISSGDAGIYGMAGLVLQCLTQRGWDGIQPSLEVLPGISALQAAAAQLGSPLMHDFCAISLSDLLTPWPVIEKRLQAAAAADFVVALYNPRSKQRLDPLLRAVDIFLQARSAHTPVALARNLYRPGQALHLTTLAELDPEQVDMLTLVLIGNSNTFQYGQRLVTPRGYRLGDP from the coding sequence ATGAAGCTTGCCCTCTTTGCCCCAACTTCGCAGGGCCGCCAGATTGCTACTCAACTGGGATCCCTTCTGACTGGCCAACCGGTTCCGATTGCCGACAGACAGTTCGATTCCAGCTTGCCAGCTTCCATCCTCTACTGGAGCAAAGCCAATCCCAACGGGGATCCCCTACCCCAACCCTGGCAAGCCTACGCCGATCCCACCCATCCTTCCGGGCCAGGATCCCTGTCGGAAGCGGTTGCCCGTACTTGGCCCCAGGTGCAAGGGTGTCTATTTATCTTGGCTACGGGCTCAGTGGTACGATTGATTGCCCCTTTGTTGCAGAACAAACATACCGATCCGGCGGTGGTGGTGGTGGATGAAGCGGGTCGCTGGGTGATCAGCTTGTGTGGCGGGCATGTGGGCGGTGCCGATGCCTTGGCCCGGCGGGTGGCGGTCGCTCTGGGGGTAGAACCGGTGCTGACCTCGGGTTCGGAGGGATTGGGGATCCCACCTTTGGATTTGCTCGGGGATCCCTATGGGTGGCGGCGGGGGAGCGGGAATTGGACTGAAGTGGCGGCAGCCCTGAACCGGGGAGAACCTGTCCAGGTGCAGCAAACCTGTGGCACCGAGCTCTGGCGGCGGGCTTGGGCTGAGCATCAACGGCTGTTCACCCCAGCGGCAGAGGCAGTGGCCCAAATTCACATTGGCGAACGGACTCTTCCTCCCCTAGGGATCCCCAGCGTGAGCTGGCATCCGCGGGTGCTTTGGGTCGGGATTGGCTGTGAGCGGGGCACCACCCGAGCTTGGCTAGAGGGATCCCTGCGGCAGCTACTCCAGGAACAGGGGCTGGCCTGGGAAGCGATTGCGGGTTTGGCCACCTTGACGCTCAAGCAAGACGAAGCAGGGCTTCTGGAACTGGCTCAGGCTTACGATTGGCCTCTACGCTTCTTTTCGGCTGAAGAGCTAGCTGGGATCCCAGTACCGCATCCTTCCGAAACCGTTCGTCAAGCGGTGGGCACCCCCTCTGTTGCAGAAGCGGCGGCTCTACGGGTGGCAGAGTCTCAAAGCAAGCTGCGCCAGCAGTCGGTTTACGACACTGCGAATCCTGCGGCGACCCTAATCTGCCCCAAACGGGTTTATACTTCCCCGACGGAGGGAGCCTGTACCCTGGCGATTGCCCAGGCTAGCCGAGAATATTCCCCACGCTCTGGGCACCTGTGGCTGATCGGGACTGGCCCTGGTGATCTGGCCCAGCTCACCCTTGCGGCTCGTATGGCCCTCACCCAAGCGGATGCGGTGATCGGGTATCAACTCTATCTGGACTTGATCGAGCCGCTGTTGCATCCTGGCCAAATTCGGGATCCCTCCCCGATTACCCGGGAGATTCAGCGGGCGGAACGAGCCATCGCCTGGGCAGAGCAAGGGCTCAAGGTCGCCGTGATCTCTTCTGGGGATGCGGGCATTTATGGTATGGCGGGCCTGGTGTTACAGTGTTTGACCCAAAGGGGATGGGATGGGATCCAACCTTCCCTGGAGGTATTACCCGGCATCTCAGCCCTCCAGGCAGCGGCAGCCCAGTTGGGATCCCCTTTGATGCACGACTTTTGCGCCATTTCCCTATCCGATTTGCTCACCCCTTGGCCGGTGATTGAAAAGCGCCTCCAGGCAGCCGCCGCCGCCGATTTTGTGGTTGCTCTCTACAATCCGCGCTCCAAACAACGGCTGGATCCCTTGCTGAGAGCCGTTGACATTTTTTTGCAGGCCCGTTCAGCTCATACCCCAGTGGCCCTGGCCCGTAACCTTTACCGCCCCGGACAAGCGCTTCATCTCACCACGCTGGCGGAGTTGGATCCCGAGCAAGTGGACATGTTAACGCTGGTGCTGATTGGCAACTCCAATACCTTTCAATATGGTCAAAGGCTGGTTACTCCACGCGGCTACCGGTTGGGGGATCCCTGA
- a CDS encoding DUF721 domain-containing protein yields MLRRLDQALGGFNSHPFWAELKHMQTLRQLWPEVVGEVVAAQTYPLSVRRQVLQVATSNPAWAQNLAFQRHLILKKLNNHLQTPLNDIRFSPGAWHEGSDPTSHPHPDAELTGKFYGVPHLPKPEGHPLTAKPKSSEQQPPRDAKTAFERWVRVVKQQQTQQNRFPCPTCRCPTPAAELERWFVCGFCHRQSIRPRS; encoded by the coding sequence ATGTTAAGACGCTTGGATCAAGCTCTAGGAGGGTTCAATAGCCATCCTTTCTGGGCAGAACTGAAGCACATGCAAACCTTGCGGCAACTCTGGCCTGAAGTGGTCGGAGAGGTAGTTGCGGCTCAAACCTACCCCTTGAGTGTGCGCCGGCAGGTACTCCAGGTGGCCACTTCAAACCCAGCCTGGGCCCAAAATCTGGCCTTTCAACGGCACCTGATCCTCAAGAAATTGAACAACCACCTGCAGACTCCCCTCAATGATATCCGCTTTAGCCCCGGCGCTTGGCACGAGGGATCCGACCCAACTTCCCATCCTCATCCCGATGCAGAACTCACCGGTAAGTTTTACGGTGTTCCCCACCTTCCCAAGCCAGAGGGACACCCCCTCACTGCGAAACCCAAGTCTTCAGAGCAACAGCCGCCACGGGATGCCAAAACCGCCTTTGAACGTTGGGTGCGAGTGGTGAAACAACAGCAAACCCAGCAAAATAGGTTTCCCTGCCCCACCTGCCGTTGCCCCACCCCTGCTGCTGAGCTGGAGCGCTGGTTTGTGTGTGGGTTTTGTCATCGGCAATCGATACGCCCGCGCAGCTAA
- a CDS encoding DUF2605 domain-containing protein: MSKAELLQEILGPLLEDYRYWFERSRRFLQEERLEWLSLDEQQSVLERVLAAQSELQVAETLYQLSDNEVGIDPGLMAKWHRLLMECAELGRRFRQIHPSSDS; the protein is encoded by the coding sequence ATGAGCAAAGCGGAGCTGTTGCAAGAGATCCTGGGGCCGTTGCTGGAGGACTACCGCTACTGGTTTGAGCGCTCACGTCGGTTTCTACAAGAAGAACGGCTGGAATGGCTTAGCTTGGACGAGCAGCAGTCCGTTTTGGAGCGAGTGCTGGCTGCTCAATCAGAGTTACAGGTGGCGGAAACTCTCTATCAGTTATCGGATAATGAAGTTGGCATCGACCCTGGGCTGATGGCAAAATGGCATCGCTTGCTGATGGAATGTGCCGAGCTTGGTCGTCGATTTCGCCAGATTCATCCCTCCTCCGACTCCTGA
- a CDS encoding pentapeptide repeat-containing protein has translation MVYIHSASELLESYAQGNRDFSGVTLRLAELIGANLQGIQWVRADLVGAELIGANLNEANLTRAELIGATLIGANLRQADLTDADLSGADLSGAMLNEALLSGAKLGGAKLRMSKLNGANLAGVTLVGADLIGADLIGANLVGAKFGGADLRGTDLSKANLRGADFSGAKITGAKLARASFDHSTIFDASFDPLRAGMLWVKD, from the coding sequence ATGGTTTATATCCACTCAGCTTCCGAACTGCTCGAATCCTATGCCCAGGGCAATCGAGACTTCAGCGGGGTCACGCTGCGCTTGGCGGAGTTAATTGGAGCCAATTTGCAAGGGATCCAATGGGTACGGGCCGATCTGGTGGGAGCAGAGCTGATCGGGGCCAATCTCAACGAAGCGAATTTAACACGGGCGGAGCTGATCGGGGCGACGCTGATCGGGGCCAATCTGCGACAGGCGGATTTGACGGATGCGGACTTGAGTGGGGCAGATCTGAGTGGGGCCATGCTGAACGAGGCGCTGTTGTCGGGGGCCAAGTTGGGCGGGGCCAAGCTGCGCATGAGCAAGCTGAATGGTGCCAATCTGGCTGGAGTCACTTTAGTGGGTGCAGATTTGATTGGGGCAGACCTGATCGGGGCCAACCTGGTAGGGGCCAAATTTGGAGGAGCGGATCTACGCGGTACTGACCTGAGCAAAGCCAATCTGCGCGGGGCAGATTTTTCAGGGGCGAAAATTACCGGAGCTAAGTTGGCACGGGCCAGCTTCGATCACTCCACAATCTTCGATGCTTCTTTTGATCCGCTGCGGGCCGGGATGTTGTGGGTCAAAGACTAG
- a CDS encoding DUF2973 domain-containing protein — protein sequence MLQILYLVAFAAIAFLALRNLVSNLITLGMEERKASPRRSRKRIPHPELVDEDGNLTEEPLLVIRSANLDEARNRLEDLYSGSPDED from the coding sequence ATGCTCCAGATCCTCTATCTCGTCGCTTTTGCGGCCATTGCCTTTCTGGCCCTGCGCAACCTGGTTTCCAACCTCATTACCCTGGGGATGGAAGAGCGCAAGGCATCTCCCCGCCGTTCTCGCAAGCGGATCCCTCACCCGGAACTGGTGGACGAAGATGGCAACCTCACGGAAGAGCCCCTGTTGGTGATCCGCTCTGCCAATTTGGATGAGGCCCGCAATCGCTTGGAAGACCTCTATTCCGGCTCTCCCGACGAAGATTAA
- a CDS encoding GerW family sporulation protein, whose translation MGSEFNVETVLEAVLSKLRVLAETGQTFGQPITIGETIIVPYMSLHFGLGGGGGNFGKTAPGFRGNGGDPASLFGGAGGGVRIEPVGFLVIRGDRVELLTTTQKPSQWNQLSETLLPLVQQWLQSRVEIPQGSEQD comes from the coding sequence ATGGGATCCGAGTTTAATGTCGAAACGGTGCTGGAAGCGGTACTGAGCAAGCTACGGGTTCTGGCGGAAACAGGGCAAACCTTCGGCCAGCCGATCACCATTGGTGAAACGATTATCGTGCCCTACATGTCTTTGCACTTTGGCTTGGGCGGGGGTGGCGGCAACTTTGGCAAGACGGCTCCCGGCTTTCGGGGCAATGGGGGGGATCCGGCCAGCCTATTTGGAGGGGCGGGGGGCGGGGTGCGCATTGAGCCGGTCGGCTTTTTGGTCATTCGCGGAGATCGAGTAGAGCTGCTGACCACTACACAAAAGCCCAGCCAGTGGAACCAACTGAGCGAAACCCTTCTCCCCCTGGTGCAGCAGTGGTTGCAGAGCCGAGTTGAGATCCCGCAGGGATCAGAACAGGACTAG
- a CDS encoding cobaltochelatase subunit CobN, protein MSDNFRWIGDGVAALEAQARLWIAQRVQGIPYDPPPGPAAQQVLHWIETDLLPRLQQTPQELHNLLHGLNGGYVPSGASGAPTRGRMEVLPTGRNFYSVDIRAIPTPTAWQVGSLAAERVVERYVQEQGDYPRSLGLSVWGTATLRTGGEDWAEALALLGVKPCWDGGRVVNFEILPVSVLGRPRVDVTLRISGFFRDAFPNLIALFDRAVQAVADLDEPETDNPLRAQVKADTQHWQQQGIPPQQAEEWARLRIFGSKPGAYGAGLQGLIEAQNWETEADLARAYLNWSSYAYRAEAEGQAAPEALRRQLAQLQIVLHNQDNREHDLLDSDDYYQFQGGMVAAVRTLQGRDPQIYFGDHARPQNPKIRALAEEIDRVYRSRVVNPKWIAGVMRHGYKGAFEMAATLDYLFAYDATTHTVPDFMYTGLAQAYLLDPQVQAFLRAHNPWALRDMSERLLEAHQRGYWQEGARDLLPQLETLMLEAEAWLESR, encoded by the coding sequence ATGTCTGATAACTTTCGCTGGATCGGAGATGGAGTCGCTGCCCTAGAGGCGCAAGCCCGCCTGTGGATTGCCCAACGGGTGCAAGGGATCCCCTATGATCCACCACCGGGGCCAGCGGCCCAGCAGGTGTTGCACTGGATTGAAACGGATTTACTGCCCCGTCTGCAGCAAACCCCCCAGGAGCTGCACAACCTCTTGCACGGGCTGAATGGGGGCTATGTGCCCAGCGGTGCCTCCGGCGCACCCACACGGGGTCGGATGGAGGTTTTACCTACCGGGCGCAACTTCTACTCGGTGGATATCCGCGCCATTCCCACCCCCACCGCCTGGCAAGTGGGATCCCTGGCGGCAGAACGGGTGGTGGAGCGCTATGTGCAGGAACAGGGGGACTATCCCCGCAGCTTGGGCCTCTCGGTGTGGGGGACAGCCACCCTGCGTACCGGCGGTGAGGATTGGGCGGAAGCCTTGGCGCTGCTCGGGGTAAAACCCTGTTGGGATGGGGGGCGGGTGGTGAACTTCGAGATCCTGCCGGTCTCGGTGTTGGGGCGGCCACGGGTGGATGTTACCCTGCGCATTTCCGGTTTCTTTCGGGATGCCTTTCCCAATTTGATTGCCCTGTTTGACCGGGCTGTGCAAGCTGTAGCCGATCTGGATGAGCCGGAAACCGACAACCCTTTACGGGCTCAAGTGAAGGCTGACACCCAACACTGGCAACAGCAAGGGATCCCACCCCAACAAGCTGAGGAATGGGCGCGACTGCGGATCTTTGGCTCCAAGCCAGGGGCCTATGGGGCTGGGTTGCAGGGGTTGATCGAGGCGCAAAACTGGGAAACCGAGGCGGATCTGGCGCGGGCCTACTTGAACTGGAGCAGCTATGCTTACCGAGCCGAAGCCGAGGGACAAGCAGCTCCAGAAGCGCTACGACGGCAATTGGCCCAGTTGCAAATTGTGCTGCACAACCAAGACAACCGCGAACACGACCTGCTGGATTCTGACGATTATTATCAGTTTCAGGGGGGGATGGTGGCGGCGGTACGCACCCTTCAGGGCCGGGATCCCCAGATCTATTTCGGGGATCATGCCCGTCCCCAAAACCCGAAAATTCGTGCCCTAGCAGAAGAAATCGACCGGGTTTACCGCTCCCGTGTGGTCAACCCCAAGTGGATAGCCGGGGTGATGCGCCACGGCTACAAGGGAGCCTTTGAAATGGCGGCCACGTTGGACTATCTATTTGCCTACGATGCCACCACCCATACTGTGCCGGACTTTATGTACACGGGTTTAGCCCAAGCCTACCTCTTGGATCCCCAGGTGCAGGCTTTCTTACGGGCCCACAACCCCTGGGCGTTGCGGGATATGAGCGAGCGGCTGCTGGAGGCCCATCAACGGGGCTATTGGCAGGAGGGGGCCAGGGATCTATTGCCACAGTTGGAAACCCTGATGCTGGAGGCGGAAGCCTGGCTGGAATCCCGCTGA
- a CDS encoding 1-deoxy-D-xylulose-5-phosphate reductoisomerase → MQAITLLGSTGSIGTQTLDLVAQYPERFRVVGLTSHNNITLLAEQVRQFRPQIVGIGREDLLPELRSLLDGIQPLPELVAGSEGLCQVAAYPEAERVVTGIVGCAGLLPTLAAIRAGKDIALANKETLVAGGPVVLPLVQEYGVQLIPVDSEHSAIFQCLQGVPEGALRRILLTASGGAFRDWPAEKLDQVTLADALKHPNWVMGRKITIDSATLMNKGLEVIEAHWLFGLDYDHIDILIHPQSIIHSLIELADTSVLAQLGWPDMHLPILYGLSWPERLATPWDPLDLVKLGSLTFKAPDHRKYPCMKLAYAAGRAGGTLPAVLNAANEAVVALFLEERIRFLDIPRLLEQVCERHRVIADPGLEDILQADTWARREMTQLAEQIPAQILV, encoded by the coding sequence ATGCAAGCCATCACCTTGCTCGGCTCCACCGGCTCCATTGGCACCCAAACCTTGGATTTGGTCGCCCAGTATCCAGAGCGGTTTCGGGTTGTTGGTTTAACCAGCCATAACAACATCACCCTGTTGGCAGAGCAGGTGCGGCAGTTTCGGCCCCAAATCGTCGGTATTGGCCGGGAAGACTTGCTCCCGGAGCTACGGTCACTGTTGGACGGGATCCAGCCGCTGCCGGAGTTGGTGGCAGGATCTGAGGGGCTATGTCAAGTGGCGGCCTATCCAGAAGCAGAGCGGGTGGTGACGGGGATTGTTGGCTGTGCCGGTTTGTTACCGACCTTGGCAGCCATCCGCGCCGGGAAAGACATTGCCTTGGCCAACAAAGAAACCCTGGTTGCTGGTGGCCCGGTGGTGTTGCCGTTGGTGCAGGAGTACGGTGTCCAGCTAATCCCCGTCGATTCCGAGCATTCCGCCATTTTTCAATGTTTGCAGGGGGTGCCTGAAGGGGCGCTGCGGAGAATTTTACTCACCGCCTCGGGAGGAGCCTTTCGGGATTGGCCAGCTGAGAAATTGGATCAAGTAACCTTGGCGGATGCCCTTAAACATCCCAACTGGGTGATGGGGCGCAAGATCACCATCGACTCCGCCACCCTAATGAACAAAGGCTTGGAGGTGATCGAGGCCCATTGGCTGTTTGGTTTGGATTATGACCACATCGACATCCTCATCCACCCCCAAAGCATCATCCACTCCCTGATCGAGCTGGCGGACACCTCGGTTCTGGCCCAGTTGGGTTGGCCGGATATGCACCTGCCCATCCTCTACGGTCTCAGTTGGCCAGAACGCCTGGCTACCCCCTGGGATCCCCTCGATTTGGTCAAGCTGGGATCCCTCACCTTCAAGGCTCCCGACCACCGCAAATACCCCTGCATGAAGCTGGCTTATGCCGCCGGACGAGCCGGGGGAACCCTACCTGCCGTGTTGAATGCCGCCAACGAAGCCGTCGTGGCCCTGTTCCTGGAGGAGCGCATCCGCTTTTTGGATATCCCGCGTCTGTTGGAGCAGGTTTGCGAGCGGCATCGGGTGATCGCGGATCCCGGCCTGGAGGATATTTTGCAGGCCGATACCTGGGCGCGGCGGGAAATGACGCAACTGGCGGAGCAAATCCCGGCGCAGATTTTGGTTTAG